The genomic segment gctcgcccgcgtccatgagttcgttcgccgcgaagatCGCCAGCGCGCCTCCCATGGACGAGCCCACGATGGCGAaggcctcgccgcgcaccgccgGGTGGGAGAGCACCCGCCTGATCCTCGCGAGCGActtggcggcgccgccccacTGCCCGCGGACGTCCCAGAACGACCCGTCGCACGAGCCGTACCCGGGTAGATCGAACgtcagcgcgcgggcgccgcgcttggCCAggcccaccgcgagcgcgcgcacgtTGGGGTTCCGGCAGTGAGAGTTCATCCCGTGGATCACCaacacgagctcgtcgccgcgcgcgttcgttgCGACGGGGctctcggcgcgtgcgttcgCGGACCGATCGCGGaccgcgggctcgacgagctcggcgccgaaggACATCGCGTCGGAGAGGTCGGTGATGACCACATcgcccggggcgtcgagctccatcgcgctcgcgtgtGCTCCCACCGCGACGAGTTGGCAACTCTCATCACACTCGGTGCCAGCGCCCGCGGGAAAACCGAGAAAACCGGCTCCAGCTCAGCAGTCCAGatggcgctcctcgccccgcgcctcgtcccgtgcatcgcgcccgcgcgcctcgcgcgccgggcgcgcctcgtcgccggatgcgcggttaacgtcgtcgccccgtcgccagcctcggcgcccgtcgcgacgtcgctcgccccggcgacgacgccgcgcgtctcgcgcccgGGAATCAGATCGCCTAACGGTCgtgccgcgcgggcggtcgcgtgcggcggcggcgcgcacgcgctcttcgacgtcgccgcgggcgcgttccgGGTCTCATCCCTCGCGCACaactccgcggcgctcgcgtgcgccgtcgcgctcgccatcctcgtcgtccaggcgCTGGACGATACCGGCGCATCGGCCGGCAACGATAAACGCAACGCGTCGCTCTTactcctctccgccgccatcgtcgccccgcccgcggtcaCGGCGTGGTGGCtcacgagcgcggggcgatctgtcgcgttcggcgcgctcgccctgaGGACCTTCCTCCTGAACGGCTCGTTGAGTCTCTTCGGCGCGCTCTcaaccgcggtggacgccgtcgcaACCTTCGGCTTGCTCGTGATTACCGCGACGCCTTGGGCGAACGCGTGGCGGTGcacgcgaaccgccgccgtcgtcaacgcggcggtgtgcgCGTACATGCTCTTCTCGCAcatgcgcggcggcggggacttcgcgacggcgtcgcaggGTAAGTACCTCAGCGCCGGTGCCGGGTTGACGCTGTTGGCCACCGCGGGATACGTAGTGCTGCTGGCGTTGGCTGTTGCATCAACGGGCGCGCGCTGGTGACGCACGCGGAGGGAAAGGGggggggggcgcgcgggggaggtgTTGGGGTTCGGGCGAGGgatgcggcgcgcgcgcgcggtggtggtggtgttTGTGGTGGTGGTTGTCGTGTCGGTGGCGGTCGCGTGGCGACGTTCCAGTCTTCGTTCGACCTTCATTCAACGCGTGAGCCTTTTCCGGGTTGGAAATCTTTTAGGTTAGGTTATGGGTCTCGTCTGTCGAATGCCCGTTTTTTTTCGCAAAATCCTCAGACTGAATTTCAGTGAAATTTGGGAAAATTTTCTCATGACTCGAAGGAGGGGAACGTTGCGGATTTTTCCCACCGGCGGTTTGAACGTCAGCTGTCGGGAGATGGCCGCGCGCATTCCCACGGTCGCGCACGGCGTATCGCTGCGTGAGCGGAGGAAGACAGTGCATCGGCGCACCTGACCGGTCGGTGACGAGCGAACgagccgccgaacgcgcagGTACACTCGCGCATTCCCGtgcaggaggcggcgcgaagcgTCGGCTCGTCCAGCGTTCCATCCCCTCGGTCGGAGCCGAGTGACTCACCGCAGTCGCATCGCGCCCCACGTctcgcgcgggtgacgcgaTGGATATCGAGAACAtgacgcgccgcgaggtcctgGACGCTAAACTCGGCGATGAGGCGCGCCAGATCCAGCCCCGCCGCTTCGAGATCGTGCTGaggtgcgtcgcgcgtcgcccgtccaGCGACGATGTCGCGAGATTCTCACACCCAACCCAACCGAGGAGGGACGCAATTTCCGCTCCtttccccccgccgcgccgcgcgctctcgCTCACGCGTCCGCCCCTCGCGACCCCTCGCAGGAaaccgctcgcgcccgtaAACGGATGGAGCaacgtcctcgcgccgaAGAGCGCGTTCAAGACCCCAGGGGTCACCCCCGGAGGCGGCCTCACCCGCCGTGTCAGCTTCAAGCCCGACCcggcggtcgccgacgatgcgGCGTGGCGATCCCTCGAGACCCCGGCGCAGcgaccgcccgcgtcgcgccggcgagtcACGCACCGAAGGGCGGGCATGCGCGCGCGCAAGGGAaccggacgcgccgtcgccgcgcgaaccttctcgctcgtcctccgcgccccgcaCGAGCGCGTCAACACAGCTGTacgcagcggcgacgacgacgcaaacACTGAACctggcgacgcgtcgcgagcgaacggcgcgaggtcgcagtccgcgtccgcggacacCGGCAGTcacggcggcagcggcggcagcgtcaacgccggcgacgccttcgacgaggcgcgcgacctGGGGCGCTACTTCTCATCCGCCAAGCCCGggatcgacgtcgcgcccgcggttgATACCCCCGCGTCGGAGGATGGGTTCCACACTCGCGTCCCAGCCGCGGGCCGACCCAGCCTCGTTCCCTACGCGCTCACGCCCACGGATACAGAGGAGGGCACgttcgcgcacgccgccggcgggtcccgcggcggggccccggcggcgctcgccgatgcgtccgacgcggcggcgatgggcggaAACCCGGCAATGTTTGACGACGATTTCAACGACGGGTTTGGATTTGAAGGCGGctacgacggcgacgacgccgacgcgtttttcggggcgacgcccgcggccaTTGAGGCTAAGAtgctcgtcgacggaggcAACGATCCGATGacggaccgcggcgagggcaagAAACCTCGCACTCCTTTGCGCAggctcgccggcgtcaaGAGGCCCGCGGGGACTCCGCACAAGCGCGAGCGCAAGAGGTTTGAGCGTCGCAAGTCGTTGACCTCCGCGGGTTTGAGGGACGACTTGATGGAGACGGAGGATGGCCGGCCGCTccggcggtcgacgcgcgagcgcaccAAGCCGCTGGAGTACTGGCGCGGCGAGACGAAGAAGTACTCGCGCGTGCATCAGTCCTTGCCCACCGTCGAGGTTGTCCGAACCCGAACCCCCAACCCCGCGTGGCCGCTGTTGCCCACCCCGTaccacgcgcacggcgcggggggcgagatTGTCATCACCGACCACGTCAGGGACTGGTCGCAGAAGGACTCGAGGCGGAAgaaggcgacgcggccgacggaggaggagagcaggcgcgcgggcgaggaggcgaggaagcgggcgctggcgctggcggatGTGGCGCACCTCTCCGActcggagctcgacgacgacgagcttcCCGACGAGGTTGGCGGGGTCGAGTTAAACGGGGAGGACCGAGGAGTTTCCCCATCCGAGGGTATCGAGATTgtcgaggaagaggaggagacaccggcgatggcgattgaacccgaggcggcgcccgagcccgagaccgcggacgcgaccgtcgacgaggaggcggcggcggaggagaatGTGACccccgagaaggaggaggatgaggctcccgagcccgtcgtcgtcgaggtgcccgtcgtcgtcgaggagcccgaggaggccgTGCCGGCGGTCGACGAGTCCACGGCGGTCGAGGTCCCCGAGGAGGTCATgccggcgcccgagccgttcgccgttgacgacgccgcgaccgaggaGGTTCCCGCGAttcccgcgcccgacgtcgacgtcaccgccatggaagaggaggaggaggtaaACCTGgatgaggcggcggcgacgactttGGAACCGACGATCGAGCCGGTGgccgaggagacggcggcggcggatgggaCGATGGCGGACGAGCCCGTGGCCGAGGagaacgacgcggacgtcttCACGAGGCCCGagtcgcccccgcgacgcgtcacgcggcggtcggcgagGAACTTGCTCGACGAAACAGcagacgcgctcgaggatgcCACCatcgacgagaaggaggacggggcggcggagccggAGCAAGCGGAGCCGGAGCaagagccggagccggagccgtcgccgccccgcagggtcacccgccgctcgaggtccgcgtcgctcgcgtcgaccgccgacgccgacaaGACGATGGAGgctgacgaggaggaggaagaggaggaggttgaCCTGGAGGCCAAGACGGtttcgcccccgcgtcgatcgacacggcggagcgcgcgcaaCGCAAACGTCGACGCAGCGGACACGGAGGCGAAGACGGTGTCGCCAAAGTCCACCGGAAGGCGGGTCACCaggcggtcgtcgcgcgcggcgtccgtcgcgggggacCTGGACGAGAcggtgcgcgtcgacgaggactgATGGATGGATGAGAGTGTACACTTTTTAAAACCGACAAACGAAGGTTTCGCGTTGATGACTTTTAGATTGTTGATGATTCTCGTCAATTTTCTGGAAACCGTTTGCGGTCCCGAAGGGACACCCGAAGAATTGTGATGATTGGCTACTCCGGTGCGCCTCTCCTTGGCGGATTAAGGCTTCTTCCCGTGCTCCTCCACCTTCCTCACGCGCTGGCACGTCCCGTCCAGCGTCACCGTCTCCCGTCCCCTGCCCCACTGACTCTCATCGTCACACCGCCGCTCGTAGTCAAAAGTCACGAGGAAATAACCGCCCTTGGACTCCACCTTCACATTTCTCCAGGTGTAGTGCAACCCCGGGTGCGCCTCGATCCAAGCCCGCAGCGCGTTCCTCACGTTCTCCTTCCCCACGGCGCCgtacgcgctcgccggcccGCGGatatcgtcgtcgtccaccagcatcgccgcgcatccgtcggcgtcgcgctcgttccGGCGTTGCACAAAGATTTCCATCATGCGGGCCGCCTCGCCAAGCGAAGGGACCACCACGCTCTCCGATACCGCCTGGGGTCCacccctcggcgcgaaggcggcgggtgaTCGGGGCacgaccggcggcgaggacggcgcagGGGCCACGCGGTTACCACGCGGGCTGGCCTTCGGGGACCGATTGAGGCGGTAGGCGTGCATGACGGGTATGCGGTCCGCGGTGGGGTGGGTAGGTCACCTCTTCTCCTTTTTTCCCGCTTTTTCAGGCTGAGTCACCGACCCTGCCTCAAGACGGAGCCGGCTCCGCCGACGGCatcgcgctggacgtcgtCCCGGGTGGCCCGAACGCGCTAAACCCTACACACTAAGTCCTATGCGCCGCATCGTCCTCACACGTGCACGCGGGACACCTTCGGGCCGAGCTCCGTGAGCCGGAacctcgcgtccacccgcctcggcgccgccgcgccgttcgtcgtcgttttaATCATGCGCCCCGTGCGATGCTCCGCGGACACGTGTCCGtggacgtccgccgcgtgcccCGTGGTGAGCGCGCGACAGctcacgacgacgtccgcgcggcgacgcgcggcgtcgagccacccgcgcccgtcccaggcgcacgcgtccctgtgcgcgagcgccacgatcgcggtgcgtccgcgacggagggacgagacggacgcgaggagcgacggcaccgcgcggtcggcgtccgcggcggtgggttcgccatccgcgagcgcgttgagGGAATCGAACACaaccaccgcgtcgccgtcgtcgtcgtcgtcgcccagcgcGCGTGCGATGGCGCGGAACAggtcccgcgcgccgtcgagcccgctcgcgtccgcgcgtcgcgtgtgCGCCTCGACTCCACCCATCTTCCCCCGACTCAGGCCCGACGCCCCGGGGTTGGCGCACCACGCGAAGGGCGtcgtgagcgcgtcgacgaccgccAGCGCCCCGCTCgagacgtccgcgcggaggtTGCGTCCTAGCTTGCCCATCACCCGCGCGTGATGCGCGAAGTCCTGCTCCGCGCACACGAGgcagacgcgcggcgacgcgcgacgctgcccgccgccgccctcctcgacgcccccgtcgtcgtcgtcgtcgtcgtcgcgacgcccgagcgcgcgcgcgagcaggtgcgcgaggacgaagccgccgcccgcggcgatctcgtcctcgacgagcgcgtggacgccgcggggtaGCGGGCCCGCGCGCatgccgagcgcctcgtccatcGTGGCCTCGCGGTCCATCGCCGCAATGAATGCGCTCGACGATATTCATCACGACGTTGAACAACTCCCCACTACTACTGCGGACTACTGCGCTATGatgcccgccgccccgaccactcacgcgcctccgccccccTGGCGCGCGTGCCGCACGCACCCTATCGCCGGCTCCCGAAAGCTCCGACTCCGGTGCGTGCTCATCGCCCGTACGTTCGCCCCAGCCTCCCCCGCCTTCTCCCGCAGCGTCGAGTGCTCGCACCCGTGTTGAAACAGCGGCGGGTTGGCGAACCGAATCACGTGCGGCCTCGGGGGCGTtcccacggcgccgtcgtcgggctcgtccccgtcgtccaccgcTCCGGCGCTTATGTCCCGAACGAGCCAATCCGGGGGCGCGTCCCCGAGCCGGTCCAgcatcgcctccgcgaacCTCGTCGCCATCCCCGGGCAGAAGAGCATCGCCTGGGTGTTCGCCGCGAACCTgcctcgctcgccgtcgtcgacttGCACCAAACCCTCCGCGTACAGCACAAAGACGTCAAACTCGCAGGTACGGCCGTCCACAGACGATGAATACGGCGCGATGAGCCTACGGAGCTTCGTCTCCCAGGCTTTCGtcgggacgacgtcgtcctcgaggaagAGCGTCATGGCGGGCTCGACGGCTGTGTCCGAAGTCACCAGCGCGACCGCCGTGTCCACCGTCTCCCGCCAGTACCACTCGAAGCGGCTCCGCGAGTCGCCCGGTATGCGCTTGACGAAATCGCGCTCGGACGGGGTGAGGGGCGCGCCcacgcggccgcggtgggTGACGCACCTGGTCATCGGCGCGCCGTCAGCCTCGAGGAGACCGCACAGCTGCGTATCCGAGGTGGACACGACGACTTCAATGGGCGGTTCGCTTTCCgattcggcggcgagcgcggggaggagcGCCTTCGTgagatgctcgcggcgcgtgggcgtcgcggcgatgaccacGCGTATGCGCCCCGCGAAGGGGGCGGGAGGTCCCTTGCCCTTGTGGCCGGTCCttcgttcgcgccgacgctcgtgATGCCCCTTCTTCGTTTCGTCCGAGCCCGGGGGATGAGACGACAGCTGTGAAGAACTCTCATCCGggggcgccgtcctcgccggttCCTCGACGCTTCGATCGTGCGATCGTTCGTACTCGCGCACGGCCTCGTCCATCCTCGCGAGAACGTTTGGAtcccccccccgcgcgttctcgcgcgcggcgaccgtccATTCCCCCTCGGGTTTGctccccgccctcctccccccCGCCATCcatccgccctcgcgcacccACACCCTCCTGTGAGGGTCGAACTCCATCCCGTCCAAGTCCCctcgcatcgccgcctcgaagcTGGTGTGGCCCAGCCAGTGGTTCAACACGTCCATCGGGTCCGGGGGCGATTCCCACTCGCCGTGAAAGTCCGGCCCGCCCACCACGTGCGTCGCCGGACCCTGCTCCGCCAGGAACTCCTCCCACCGCGGCAAGATGGGCGGTCCAGCCATGGCGTCGCGGAACCCCTGGTGTCCGAGCCAGTAGtcgagcctccgcgcggcgtccgggtcgcACGTCGGGTAGCAATCGCcgctcgagtccgtcgcgagcgcaccgtcgggtccgccgtcgtcgccgccgtcgtcgtcgccgtcgtcgtcgccgtcgaacggTCCCACCCGGCGGGGCCTGGGATTGGCACCATTCGCACCGCCGatccgcgcctcgccgttgCGCGACGCCCAGCCGGggtgcgcctcgtcgaagcTCCTCCCGTGCCTCCGCTCCACGCCCTCCAGCACGCGCGTGAACGCGATCACGCACACCAgcgtccacgcgcacgcgagcgcgatcagCCCgccggccgtcgccgcgccgagcttcaTGAGCAGCGCGATCCGCACTGGCAACCCTGCTGTGGGGCCACCGCCTGACACGCGCCCATTGAAAATGCGGGGCAgtgcggggcgcgcgcgggggacgttCGGCGATGTGCCGGAtctgccgcgcgcgggggctccATCGACGCGGGGACCTCGCGGTggtcacgcgcgcggacgtccgcccgccgccgccgccgcccgcgacgcgcggacccGAAGGAGCGCCGGAgcgagcgcggtcgcgcgtcggcggtgccgaggatgcgggcgacgcgaggatgagaggcgcgcgagacgcgtcgccgccggccgaAGAACGCGGACGAAGAACGCACGCCGAGATGGATAgccccgacgaggacgcgtggCATCgcgtggtcgtcggcgcgggggtcgccgGGGTGTGCTGCGCCGAGGAACTCGCGCGCCTGCGTCCGAGCGATCGcgtcaccctcgtcgccgccgacgacgcgctcaaggcggtCACCAACGTCGAGCGCGTGACGCGCAACCTGGAGACGTTCGACGTGCAGAACAGGCCGcacagcgcgctcgcgtacccgaacctcgccgtcgtgcgcggcgtcgtggaggcgTGCGACCCGGGCGAGTCCACGCTCGTCGTGCGTCCATTCGATTCCAATTCCACCGCGGCTAACACGACGGAGACGATTGCGTATGACCAGCTGTGCGTCTGCGTCGGGGCGGAgccgagacgcgcgctcgacccgtgcgatCGATCCGCCGACCCTCACGGCGTgtacgacgaggcggcggtggcggtgagGGACACGGAGAGCGTCGAGGATCTTCGCGAAAGGTTGGGCGAAGGCGCGAGgaccgtcgtcctcgtcggcaaCGGGGGCATCGCGATGGAGCTGGTGCAGGCGCTATGCTGGGACGAGGAACCGGgagccgaggggggtgccgaggggggtgccgaagggggtgccgacgacgacgcgcccacGCTGGTGTGGCTGTGCAGGCACCCGGCGATTGGCGACGCGTTcttcgaccgcgacgcggcggagtttctcgccgacgcggttcgatcgaggacgacggcggcgggtggggtgCCGAGTGGGGTGCCGAGTGGGGTGCCGAGTGGGGTGCCGAGTGGGGTGCCGAGtgggtcgtcgtcgacgacgacgacgaacgacgacgacgcgaacgacggcgaacACAAGCGGCGGAGGGTGCGACGAGGCAccggctctcgcggcggcgccgcgggtcccgaCTGGACCCGGCGCCTGCATCGGAACCAAAGTTCGAAAGGTCGCCGGTTCAGGCTCCGCGTGcgcacggacgcgtcgctgaCGCGCGTGGAGCGGGcgggtcctcgcggcggcgcggacgactcCAACCGAACGCGCGGTCCTTACGTCgcggtcctcggcgacggtgagcggATCGAGATGGACGTGTTGGtgtccgccgtcggcgtcgaccccgcgccgagaGTGCGTTGGCTCCCCGAGGGTTCGTTCCcccggggcgccgacgggggcgtcgccgtcgaccgcgcgTTTCGGACGATGGGACCCCACGGTCACGACGtgtacgccgcgggggactgCGCCAGctgcgagctccgcgaggggGGGCgttccggcggcgcggctgcggTTCCGTGGTTCCAGATGCGTCTCTGGTCGCAGGCTCGAACGTCCGGAAcgttcgtcgcgagggtCATGTGCGGGgagtgcgacgacgacgcgtggggTTTCAACTACGAGCTCTTCGTGCACAGCACGTCTTTCTtcggcgcgcgatgcgtgTTTCTGGGGCTGTACAACGGGCAGCTCCTGGACGATGTAGACGAAAAAGACGTGACGACGTACTCGAGGAGGGGCGACGGATCGTTCGCGCGGGTGCTGCTGGTTCGCGGCGTGATGCGAGGGGCGGTGCTGATTGGGGACGTGGAAAGCGCGGAGACGTTCGAGAACCTGATACTGGACGGGATCGACCTCTCGAGGTTCGGGCCGACGCTGTTGGATCCCGAGGTGGACATAGACGACTACTTCGACTGAGGATGTGAATTTTTGATGGCTCTCATCACGTTAAAAAGTATGCTATAACGTTGCTAAGCGCGAAAGAATGAAGTACAGGCAGGTATTaaatcgcggcggcgcgcgccgtcgcgagcgactAAGTTCTAATCGTTTTTGACATCGGTTTTGACGATGGACGATTTAGAGCttgtcggcggcgaagacggcggcgcgctcggcagcCTCGAAAGCCTTGGCGCAGGCAGCctcgtcgggggcgccggcgcacTGCttctcgagggcgaggagggcacCCTCCTTGCCCATCTCGAGGACCTCATCGGCGGGGATGAGGTTGAGGCCGTTGACGAGCTCCTGGGCGACCATGCCGGAGATGGCGaccatcgcgacgcggccgttgTTGATCTCCTTGAGCTTCATGTCGTTGAGCCAGGCGGCATCCTTGCCCTTGGAGAGCTTGAGGGGGTCGAACTGGTAGTCACCGGGGGTGTAGTCGGTCTTGAGGAGGAAGAGCTTGTCGGCATCGAAGGGGTTCTGCCACGCGTACTGGACGCGGGAGGCCTCGATGGTGAAGATggtggcgccgaggagaccCCAGAAGAGGCCGGGGACCTGCTGGAAGTGGTTGATGGCGGGGCCGGTGACCTGGGAGTCGAAGAGGAAGGAGGAGCCCTCGAcctgctcgccgacgaggaagccgagcgcggcgagcatggAAATGCGGCCGTGGGTGATCTCGACGTCAGCGTAGCGCtgggcctcgcgggcgtcgatgCCGTTGAAGAAGCCGAAGGCGTCAACACCCTCGGGGAAGGGGGCGCAGccagcgacggcgccagACTTGACAGCCTCCTTGATGTCGGCGTACTTCTTGCCGGGCTGGATCTTGATGTTGCCGGTGgtcgcagccttggcgacaACGTTGAGAGCGCAGATGCAGGCCATGTTGTTAGAGTGTGTGTTGGGGCGGAAGGTGGAGGATGTGCGTGTGAAGAGTGGCGCGGTGAAGCGCGTGAAAAGACATTTACTGCAAAAAAAGCGCCGAAACGGCGTGAATTCCGCGGCCGACGTTGAAAGATCGATCCTCAGGTACTGGCTCACAGCAATTTATCTCAAATGGCGCATTCTGATTGGACCACCTGGCAAATCAGGCGACGTGGTCGTCCCCCGAAACGTTATTTTCGGAATTTGTCAGTGCCTCACGAACCTTTTGTACTTTTTCCCAGCAGCGTCTCAGTCATTCGTTTCCACTCCGGGCACCAATCCGCCTATGAGAACGCGGGAACTGCGCACGTGTGAAACGTCGTTCTCACGTTCGTTTTTTTTGCGATGAAAACGtgtgcgacggcgaggttTCAGCGTCGGTCAGAGAGGTTCCTGCTGAaagttcctcgccgcgtgaaATAAAATTGCCGAAATACCCAAAAAAAGCCACAGCGCCACGGTCAGGCACGACCGTCGATGTGCCGTGAGTGGCGAAAGTTTAACCACGTTCGCTGTTCAGGTGCGCCAGGTGGTAACGTTAAatacccgcggcgggcgcctaCTAAAAAACGACTACAACCTTAGAAGGTACAAGCGACGACCTCCGACTCTCCCGCCACCCTCTCCCCCGTCCCCCGCCCCGACGTCCCGCCCGTGATGACCTCCACGACGTGACACGTCATCAGTGCGGCTTCGGCACGAacccgtcgacggcgaagTTCCGCGTCGCCTTGGGCAGCGACAGCGTCATCCCGTCGAGTTCCTTGGCCGCAATGACCTGGCACCCCAGCCGCGACGTCTCCGTCAGCCCGAACGCGAGGTCGAGCAtgtcgttctcgtcgtcgtcgggctcgggtaGCGCGTCGTACACCGCCTGATCGTTGATGATGACGTGGCAAGTGGAACAGGCCAGCGAGCCCTCGCACGCCCCCTCCAGTTCTATGTCGTTCTTGTGCGCCACTTCCAGCATGGACTggccgacgggcgcggcgacgaccgtctCCGTGCCGTCCTTCTCGATGAACGTGACGGTGATCTTCTCCGCGTGCGGATCgtccttcccgccgccgtgcgcggtcacgggggacggcgcggcgagccctcgcgccgcgaacgtccgcgtcgatccgacggacgacgcgccgggcgacggcacagctggcgagcgcgaggaggacgcgacccccccgcgcgcgaatcgcgggatcgtcgcggccgcgagatcggccgcgcggcgcgtcgtcatcgaaTCGATCGCGGTGGGGCggcaggcggcggccatcgccagcctcgccgcgtgcgcggtcgcgcggcgagcgcacgTCATCGAACCAAACCCTCGGATTGTGCTGCAGTCGCTTCGCCGGTCGGGTGCCTGCACCACGAAAAAATAGGTCGGTTGCACAAAAAACTCGGTCGGACACCATTTCTCGGATTTTTCTTTGCCCACAGCTCGTCTGCTCCTTCCTGAGCCCAATTCTCTCAGAGCCGCCCTGCCCGGAGGTGTGTCAACGAACGCCCCGCCGGAACACGATGGCGACCGCACACGTGGTCACGACGTCTCTGTCGGCGCTCTTgaaggacgcggaggtgctccaGAATGTGCGTCCGCTCACCCTTTACCACCCCCGCGaacccccccgccccccgcccccgaagCGAGTAACAATTCCGGATCAACATCGTCGTGTTCGATTTTTCGCGCGGTCCGGACGACGCCCTGACCCTCCCCGTCTTCCCCCGCGtctcccccgcgcgacgcgcaggcgctcggcagcgagaccgcggcgctcaacgtcagcctcgcgcaggcgcgccagatcctcgcgcccgacgaccCGCCGTTCGAGAACCCCGAGCTGGATCGGCTCAtgaaggaggctgccgcgcgcgagaaggAGCGTCGCAACTCGGGGGGATTCGACGGCAGGCAACGCAGGAGCTCGAACGAGaaaacccccgccgccgagatcACCAAGGCATCGTCCCTCAAGGTCTCCGCCGGCAAGGCCGCCTTCGGCACCGAGTCCCTCCAGGAGGCGTTCAAACGCTACGACGTCGACAACAGCGGCTACCTCGACTTCGGCG from the Micromonas commoda chromosome 15, complete sequence genome contains:
- a CDS encoding predicted protein; this encodes MLEVAHKNDIELEGACEGSLACSTCHVIINDQAVYDALPEPDDDENDMLDLAFGLTETSRLGCQVIAAKELDGMTLSLPKATRNFAVDGFVPKPH
- a CDS encoding predicted protein; translation: MDSPDEDAWHRVVVGAGVAGVCCAEELARLRPSDRVTLVAADDALKAVTNVERVTRNLETFDVQNRPHSALAYPNLAVVRGVVEACDPGESTLVVRPFDSNSTAANTTETIAYDQLCVCVGAEPRRALDPCDRSADPHGVYDEAAVAVRDTESVEDLRERLGEGARTVVLVGNGGIAMELVQALCWDEEPGAEGGAEGGAEGGADDDAPTLVWLCRHPAIGDAFFDRDAAEFLADAVRSRTTAAGGVPSGVPSGVPSGVPSGVPSGSSSTTTTNDDDANDGEHKRRRVRRGTGSRGGAAGPDWTRRLHRNQSSKGRRFRLRVRTDASLTRVERAGPRGGADDSNRTRGPYVAVLGDGERIEMDVLVSAVGVDPAPRVRWLPEGSFPRGADGGVAVDRAFRTMGPHGHDVYAAGDCASCELREGGRSGGAAAVPWFQMRLWSQARTSGTFVARVMCGECDDDAWGFNYELFVHSTSFFGARCVFLGLYNGQLLDDVDEKDVTTYSRRGDGSFARVLLVRGVMRGAVLIGDVESAETFENLILDGIDLSRFGPTLLDPEVDIDDYFD
- the LI818R gene encoding chlorophyll a/b-binding protein (Chlorophyll a-b binding protein L1818, chloroplast precursor; has high similarity to fucoxanthin chlorophyll a/c binding protein; chloroP and targetP do not predict cTP; role in light harvesting not well established.) encodes the protein MACICALNVVAKAATTGNIKIQPGKKYADIKEAVKSGAVAGCAPFPEGVDAFGFFNGIDAREAQRYADVEITHGRISMLAALGFLVGEQVEGSSFLFDSQVTGPAINHFQQVPGLFWGLLGATIFTIEASRVQYAWQNPFDADKLFLLKTDYTPGDYQFDPLKLSKGKDAAWLNDMKLKEINNGRVAMVAISGMVAQELVNGLNLIPADEVLEMGKEGALLALEKQCAGAPDEAACAKAFEAAERAAVFAADKL